The following proteins are encoded in a genomic region of Campylobacteraceae bacterium:
- a CDS encoding MOSC domain-containing protein, with product MKSLSIENIFAGKIKDIKDTKGKKYQSSYKKEPITEEVFVTFLGLKNDTQTDKGHHGGFDKAICVYSKKNYAYFKKTYNIDLPLCAFGENITLSNTDDKDICLGDQYSNGSLIVEVSQPRQPCWKISSILNIKKLTSLVVKEAKTGFYFRVIKEGYLYQDKPLELILRPHKDINIEFINQAHLTRNEKDIECILECKVLAGAFRIFLEKKIKNKKNIVLEKWQEEGY from the coding sequence ATGAAAAGCCTAAGTATTGAAAATATCTTTGCAGGAAAAATAAAAGATATAAAAGATACCAAGGGAAAAAAATATCAAAGTTCTTATAAAAAAGAGCCAATTACTGAAGAGGTTTTTGTTACTTTTTTAGGATTAAAAAATGATACTCAAACAGATAAAGGACATCACGGAGGTTTTGATAAAGCCATTTGTGTTTATTCTAAAAAGAATTATGCTTATTTTAAAAAGACCTATAATATTGATTTACCCTTATGTGCTTTTGGCGAGAATATTACTCTTTCTAATACGGATGATAAAGATATTTGTTTGGGGGATCAATATTCAAATGGAAGTTTGATTGTAGAAGTATCTCAACCCAGACAACCATGTTGGAAAATATCTTCTATTTTAAATATTAAAAAACTCACGTCTCTTGTTGTAAAAGAGGCTAAAACGGGATTTTATTTTAGAGTGATAAAAGAAGGTTATTTATACCAAGATAAACCCTTAGAGCTTATATTAAGACCTCATAAAGATATTAATATAGAGTTTATTAATCAAGCACACCTTACTCGTAATGAAAAAGATATTGAGTGTATTTTAGAATGTAAAGTGTTAGCAGGTGCTTTTAGGATTTTTTTAGAGAAAAAAATTAAAAATAAGAAAAATATTGTACTTGAAAAATGGCAAGAAGAGGGCTACTAA
- a CDS encoding winged helix-turn-helix transcriptional regulator, with product MDVFLKTTAALNDPTRIKILQFINLHGKLCVCDLEISFDMIQSRLSRHLKILKEAGFLSVKREGRWAFYEIRSPQDQFRNECIKEIMYLELDLPKLKKNCKTS from the coding sequence ATGGATGTGTTTTTAAAAACTACTGCTGCGTTAAACGATCCTACTCGAATAAAAATCCTTCAATTTATAAATCTTCATGGGAAATTATGCGTTTGTGATTTAGAAATATCCTTTGATATGATTCAATCACGTTTGTCAAGGCATTTAAAAATCTTAAAAGAAGCAGGATTTCTAAGCGTAAAAAGAGAAGGACGATGGGCTTTTTATGAAATACGTTCTCCTCAAGATCAATTTAGAAATGAATGCATAAAAGAAATTATGTATTTAGAATTAGATTTACCAAAACTTAAAAAAAATTGTAAAACATCATAA
- a CDS encoding gamma-glutamylcyclotransferase, whose amino-acid sequence MEDCLFVYGTLMPNCPNGHVLEEIVGKFVPATVRGKLKDQGWSASMGYPGITLDETRDTIHGFLFYSSNLINHWEKLDIFEGDEFERLEVCVERYDEFEVDTYIYVLKSVDTFEDDNV is encoded by the coding sequence ATGGAAGATTGTTTATTTGTATATGGAACATTAATGCCTAATTGTCCCAATGGACATGTATTAGAAGAAATTGTAGGAAAGTTTGTACCTGCAACAGTAAGAGGAAAATTAAAAGATCAAGGTTGGTCTGCTTCTATGGGTTATCCTGGTATTACTTTAGATGAGACCAGAGATACTATTCATGGTTTTTTGTTCTATTCTAGTAACTTGATAAATCATTGGGAAAAACTTGATATTTTTGAAGGGGATGAATTCGAACGTCTTGAAGTCTGTGTTGAACGATATGATGAGTTTGAAGTTGATACGTATATTTATGTCTTAAAAAGTGTGGATACTTTTGAAGATGACAATGTCTAA
- a CDS encoding arsenic transporter produces MILASSLFIITLIFVIWQPKDLQIGTSAVIGAIVALLLGVVSFSDVLIVSSIVWDATLSFIGIIILSMVLDEIGFFEWCALKMAKVSNGNGHKMFVYSILLGAFVSAIFANDGAALILTPILLAKMKILKLNMKSIVAFLLAGGFISDSASLPFIFSNLTNIVTANYFNIGFMEYLSIMIVPYLVSVVASIVFLWLILRKDIPKEVDISLLKEPRTAIKNITLFYISWVFLLVLLVGYFIGDIYDLPVSVFALGGGLLFLLIATAFKSVKPLHIIKEAPWQIVWFSIGLYIVVYGLKNAGLTDYLEVVLKNIASQGDVFAIVATGFLSAFLSAIMNNMPTIMIMDIALENIPNTALVYANIIGSNLGPKMTPFGSLATLLWLHVLAKKGINISFLQYSKFGFIITPPVLLIVLLALAYSY; encoded by the coding sequence ATGATACTTGCCTCCTCTTTATTTATAATAACACTTATTTTTGTTATTTGGCAACCTAAAGATCTTCAAATAGGAACATCTGCTGTTATTGGGGCAATTGTTGCTTTACTTTTAGGAGTGGTATCATTTTCGGATGTACTAATTGTTAGTTCTATAGTTTGGGATGCCACCTTAAGTTTTATTGGAATCATTATTTTATCTATGGTTTTAGATGAAATTGGTTTTTTTGAATGGTGTGCTTTGAAAATGGCAAAAGTATCGAATGGAAATGGACACAAAATGTTTGTTTATTCTATTTTATTAGGGGCTTTTGTTTCTGCTATTTTTGCAAATGATGGAGCAGCACTAATATTAACGCCTATTTTATTAGCAAAAATGAAAATACTAAAACTTAATATGAAAAGTATTGTTGCTTTTTTATTAGCAGGGGGATTTATATCTGATTCTGCTTCTTTACCTTTTATTTTCTCTAATCTTACTAATATTGTTACCGCAAATTATTTTAATATTGGTTTTATGGAATACCTAAGTATTATGATTGTTCCTTATCTTGTTAGTGTTGTAGCTTCAATAGTTTTTTTATGGTTAATTTTACGAAAAGATATACCTAAAGAAGTTGATATTTCTTTATTAAAAGAACCTAGAACAGCTATTAAGAACATAACATTATTTTATATTTCTTGGGTATTTTTACTTGTATTGTTAGTGGGATACTTTATTGGTGATATTTATGATTTACCAGTAAGTGTATTTGCTTTAGGGGGAGGATTATTATTTTTACTTATTGCAACAGCATTTAAAAGTGTTAAACCCCTACATATTATAAAAGAAGCTCCATGGCAAATTGTATGGTTTTCTATTGGTTTGTATATTGTTGTGTATGGTTTGAAAAATGCTGGTTTAACGGATTACCTAGAAGTAGTTTTAAAAAACATAGCATCCCAAGGTGATGTATTTGCTATTGTTGCTACTGGTTTTTTATCGGCATTTTTATCAGCCATTATGAATAATATGCCAACCATTATGATTATGGATATAGCTTTGGAAAATATACCTAATACGGCTTTAGTATATGCAAATATTATTGGTTCAAACTTAGGACCCAAAATGACACCTTTTGGTTCTTTAGCAACACTTCTTTGGTTACATGTATTGGCAAAAAAAGGAATTAATATCTCTTTTTTACAATACAGTAAATTTGGATTTATTATAACGCCACCTGTGTTACTAATCGTATTACTTGCTTTGGCTTATAGTTATTAA
- a CDS encoding arsenate reductase ArsC, translating into MNTDKKILILCTGNSCRSIIAEALINANLDGYSADSSGVKASGKVNSNAIKLLKEKKIWLDSYYSKTLDVVINNAYDLVVTVCSNAKETCPIFPKAVKTIHVGFEDPDGSSFDSFVKTYNDIEEVLLPKVIEALK; encoded by the coding sequence ATGAACACAGATAAAAAAATATTAATTTTATGTACAGGGAATTCGTGTAGAAGTATTATTGCGGAAGCTTTAATTAATGCTAACTTAGATGGTTATAGCGCTGATTCCTCAGGAGTAAAAGCAAGTGGAAAAGTCAATTCAAATGCGATTAAATTATTAAAAGAAAAAAAAATCTGGTTAGATTCTTATTATTCCAAAACGTTGGATGTTGTTATAAATAATGCTTATGATTTAGTAGTTACTGTATGCTCAAACGCTAAAGAAACATGCCCTATTTTCCCAAAAGCAGTAAAAACAATTCATGTTGGTTTTGAAGATCCCGATGGTTCCTCTTTTGATTCTTTTGTTAAAACGTATAATGATATTGAAGAAGTGTTATTACCTAAAGTAATAGAAGCACTAAAATAA
- the arsD gene encoding arsenite efflux transporter metallochaperone ArsD has translation MMKCKTLTIYDPAMCCPTGVCGTDIDVTLLQLANFLSSLNKKNFEVNRYSLTTNPAEYVLNKSVSRLLQDEGVSCLPLFFLDDELILSKEYPSVPSLSAKLGLSSFVAKL, from the coding sequence ATGATGAAATGTAAAACCTTAACAATATATGATCCTGCTATGTGTTGTCCCACAGGTGTGTGTGGAACTGACATTGATGTTACACTTTTGCAATTAGCAAACTTCTTAAGTTCATTAAACAAAAAAAACTTTGAAGTTAATAGATATAGTTTAACAACTAATCCAGCAGAGTATGTATTAAATAAAAGTGTTTCAAGACTTTTACAGGATGAAGGTGTTTCGTGTTTACCATTATTTTTCTTAGACGATGAGCTAATTCTATCAAAAGAATATCCAAGTGTTCCTAGCTTAAGTGCTAAACTTGGT